In Deinococcus maricopensis DSM 21211, one genomic interval encodes:
- a CDS encoding CAP domain-containing protein, whose product MFRAALLLACAALTGAALAQSRYSFTYQATGDRAPLTATFTATGVPADQRVVWDFGDRTPPATGATTTHTYYQPGTYSVNVQIQDRLGTVAQGRMNLRVESAGAEAARLTLLFGNGDVTLSSVGSVAYASTQAAFTLDGRPSSARAAVGEGTHTARVTLTGTRAPLSANVNFRTSRVTEREAFNLEVLRLTNDARARGWNCDLKRYGGAPQPALRRNAQLDVAARSQSIGMAANNYFAHESPVDGSRPADRVHASGYDYRATGENIAAGQRSPQEVVNGWLNSHGHCVNIMGDYTEIGLSYAERPGSTYGTYWTQIFGRK is encoded by the coding sequence ATGTTCCGCGCTGCTCTGCTGCTGGCCTGCGCCGCCCTCACCGGCGCGGCCCTCGCGCAATCCCGCTACTCGTTCACGTACCAGGCGACCGGCGACCGCGCGCCCCTCACCGCCACCTTCACCGCCACCGGGGTGCCTGCCGACCAGCGCGTCGTGTGGGACTTCGGCGACCGCACCCCGCCCGCCACCGGCGCCACCACCACGCACACGTACTACCAGCCAGGCACGTACAGCGTGAACGTCCAGATTCAGGACCGCCTCGGCACGGTCGCGCAGGGCCGCATGAACCTGCGCGTCGAGAGTGCAGGGGCCGAGGCCGCGCGCCTCACGCTGCTGTTCGGCAACGGCGACGTGACCCTCAGCAGCGTCGGTAGCGTCGCGTACGCCAGCACGCAGGCGGCATTCACCCTGGACGGCCGCCCCAGCAGCGCCCGCGCCGCCGTGGGCGAGGGCACGCACACCGCCCGCGTCACCCTCACGGGCACGCGCGCGCCGCTCAGCGCGAACGTTAACTTCCGCACCTCTCGCGTCACCGAACGCGAAGCGTTCAACCTGGAGGTGCTGCGCCTCACGAACGACGCGCGCGCGCGCGGCTGGAACTGCGACCTGAAACGCTACGGCGGCGCGCCCCAGCCGGCCCTGCGCCGCAACGCGCAACTCGACGTGGCCGCCCGCTCGCAGAGCATCGGCATGGCCGCGAACAACTACTTCGCGCACGAGAGCCCCGTGGACGGCAGCCGACCCGCCGACCGCGTGCACGCGAGCGGCTACGACTACCGCGCGACCGGCGAGAACATCGCCGCCGGGCAGCGCAGCCCGCAGGAGGTCGTGAACGGCTGGCTGAACAGCCACGGCCACTGCGTGAACATCATGGGCGACTACACCGAGATCGGCCTGAGTTACGCCGAGCGGCCCGGCAGCACCTACGGCACGTACTGGACGCAGATCTTCGGCCGGAAGTGA
- a CDS encoding carbon-nitrogen hydrolase family protein: protein MTPDVIRVASAQYPVGYFAHWDDFEAKLSTWVQDAARADAQLLVFPEYASLELVSLCSEAVQRDVRAQLPAMQAFLPALHALHERLARDTGTYILGGSVPVEAASDVFVNRAHLYGPDGTRAWQDKLVMTRFEDDQWGVNPGHGLSVFDTALGRLGVNICYDSEFPHLARAQAEAGMEVLLVPSCTESAWGYHRVRTGSLARALENQVYAVHAPLVGEAPWTEAIDKNSGAAGVYTPSDNGLPADGLLALGRMNEPAWLHATLDLALTRAVRADGHVLNARDYPKAAARTADGAGLWRV from the coding sequence GTGACCCCTGACGTGATCCGCGTGGCGAGCGCCCAGTACCCCGTGGGGTACTTCGCGCACTGGGACGACTTCGAAGCCAAACTCAGCACCTGGGTGCAGGACGCCGCCCGCGCGGACGCGCAGCTGCTGGTGTTCCCGGAGTACGCCAGCCTGGAACTCGTCAGCCTGTGCAGCGAAGCCGTGCAGCGCGACGTGCGCGCGCAGCTGCCCGCCATGCAGGCGTTCCTGCCGGCCCTGCACGCTCTGCATGAGCGCCTCGCGCGGGACACCGGCACGTACATCCTGGGGGGGAGCGTGCCGGTGGAGGCCGCGAGCGACGTGTTCGTGAACCGCGCGCACCTGTACGGTCCGGACGGCACGCGCGCGTGGCAGGACAAGCTCGTCATGACCCGCTTCGAGGATGACCAGTGGGGCGTGAACCCCGGCCACGGCCTGAGCGTGTTCGACACGGCGCTCGGGCGGCTCGGCGTGAACATCTGCTACGACAGCGAGTTCCCGCACCTCGCGCGCGCGCAGGCCGAAGCAGGCATGGAAGTCCTGCTGGTGCCCAGCTGCACCGAGAGCGCCTGGGGGTACCACCGCGTCCGCACCGGCAGCCTCGCCCGCGCCCTCGAGAATCAGGTGTACGCCGTGCACGCGCCCCTTGTCGGCGAGGCCCCCTGGACCGAGGCCATCGACAAGAACAGCGGCGCCGCCGGGGTGTACACGCCCAGCGACAACGGCCTGCCGGCCGACGGGCTGCTCGCGCTGGGCCGCATGAACGAGCCGGCGTGGCTGCACGCCACGCTGGACCTCGCGTTGACCCGCGCGGTCCGCGCAGACGGGCACGTCCTGAACGCCCGCGACTACCCGAAAGCCGCCGCGCGCACCGCGGACGGCGCGGGCCTGTGGCGCGTCTGA
- a CDS encoding GNAT family N-acetyltransferase codes for MTLSVTPLSGEDARGVLADLGRLRQTVFRAYPYLYDGDAAYEEAYLRTYLDAPGSLIVVARDGDRVVGASTATPLAGEMPDVRAPFERAGEDVHAVLYFGESVLLPEYRGRGLGHAFFDAREAHARTLGKPTTAFCAVVRPDDHLRRPADYTPLDAFWTRRGYAPRADLRGTMTWRDLDEAAPTPKPMQFWVRTAPY; via the coding sequence TTGACGCTCAGCGTCACGCCCCTGAGCGGTGAGGACGCGCGCGGCGTCCTTGCGGACCTCGGGCGGCTGCGGCAGACGGTGTTCCGCGCGTACCCGTACTTGTACGACGGGGACGCCGCGTACGAGGAGGCGTACCTGCGCACGTACCTGGACGCGCCCGGCAGCCTGATCGTCGTCGCGCGCGACGGGGACCGGGTGGTTGGCGCGAGCACGGCCACGCCCCTCGCGGGGGAGATGCCGGACGTGCGCGCGCCGTTCGAGCGGGCCGGGGAGGACGTGCACGCCGTGCTGTACTTCGGGGAGAGCGTCCTGCTGCCCGAGTACCGCGGGCGCGGCCTGGGGCACGCGTTTTTCGATGCGCGCGAGGCGCACGCCCGCACGCTCGGCAAACCCACCACCGCGTTCTGCGCCGTGGTGCGCCCGGACGATCACCTGCGCCGCCCCGCCGACTACACGCCGCTCGACGCGTTCTGGACGCGCCGCGGGTACGCGCCCCGCGCGGACCTGCGCGGCACCATGACGTGGCGGGACCTCGATGAGGCCGCCCCGACCCCCAAACCCATGCAGTTCTGGGTGCGCACCGCGCCATACTGA
- a CDS encoding ketosteroid isomerase-related protein produces MNDTHALIERYYAAFNRQDWTGMLECLTPDVQHDLNQGAREVGVDAFRAFLARMDASYREELRDVTVLVSADGTRAAAEYTVHGTYLRTDEGLPEANGQTYVLPGGAFFDVRDGRIARVTNYYNLQDWLQQVGA; encoded by the coding sequence ATGAACGACACGCACGCACTGATCGAGCGGTACTACGCGGCCTTCAACCGTCAGGACTGGACCGGCATGCTGGAGTGCCTCACGCCGGACGTGCAGCACGACCTGAACCAAGGCGCGCGCGAGGTCGGTGTGGACGCCTTCCGCGCGTTCCTCGCGCGCATGGACGCCAGTTACCGTGAGGAGCTGCGTGACGTCACCGTCCTCGTGAGTGCCGACGGCACCCGCGCCGCCGCGGAGTACACCGTGCACGGCACGTACCTCCGCACCGACGAGGGCCTGCCCGAGGCGAACGGGCAGACGTACGTCCTGCCCGGCGGGGCGTTCTTCGACGTGCGTGACGGACGCATCGCGCGCGTCACGAACTACTACAACCTGCAGGACTGGCTGCAGCAGGTCGGCGCTTGA
- a CDS encoding DR2241 family protein, protein MRSLVLIGHGSHLNSESAGAVYRYAELLRERGLFDEVVEGYWKEEPSLRQVLRTCRYTDVTVIPMFISEGYFTETVIPRELGLGHQGPVPPEGIARVLGGKTVRYTLPYGVHASMSDVILARAHEALPDANAQDTALVIIGHGTTRNENSNRVIHQNAERLRAAGLFAEVHALFLDEDPRLSTWTDVVRSPRVVMVPFFASEGWHTLETIPEDLGLTGEVTTFGAQTVYYSKPTGTHAMVADVVLNLAEGARGQSLQGGDVDAHHAQAWDTFMRLAQGGVRLGEAVITPQAGVFELRHMLDEGRGNAGLHTVVTPEGVRDVVREDEGGHHRPVHTLRNLPRGWRAVLSAEDLPRAVHYLYPAVVEESFACHTHALHTTPWATTARRQTGIYTKVQSATAEQVEAAARDVCSRCLKTRLWASQKLDSTVFDGVPGGIPCPEACTLLVAEVRERMSAKAGGGHHH, encoded by the coding sequence ATGCGTTCCCTCGTGCTGATCGGTCACGGCTCCCACCTGAATTCCGAGTCTGCGGGCGCGGTGTACCGCTATGCGGAACTGCTGCGCGAACGCGGCCTGTTCGACGAGGTCGTCGAGGGGTACTGGAAGGAGGAGCCGAGCCTGCGGCAGGTGCTCCGCACGTGCCGGTACACGGACGTGACCGTGATTCCCATGTTCATCAGCGAGGGGTACTTCACGGAAACCGTGATTCCGCGCGAGCTGGGCCTCGGGCATCAGGGGCCAGTCCCACCCGAGGGCATCGCGCGCGTGCTGGGCGGGAAGACCGTGCGGTACACCCTGCCGTACGGCGTGCACGCCAGCATGAGCGACGTGATCCTGGCGCGCGCGCATGAGGCGCTGCCGGACGCGAACGCGCAGGACACCGCGCTGGTCATCATCGGGCACGGCACCACCCGCAACGAGAACAGCAACCGCGTGATTCACCAGAACGCCGAGCGGCTGCGCGCCGCCGGGCTGTTCGCGGAAGTGCACGCGCTGTTTCTGGACGAGGACCCACGCCTCAGCACCTGGACGGACGTGGTGCGCAGCCCCCGCGTCGTGATGGTGCCGTTCTTCGCGTCCGAAGGGTGGCACACCCTGGAGACCATCCCCGAGGATCTCGGGTTGACCGGTGAGGTGACGACGTTCGGGGCGCAGACGGTGTACTACAGCAAACCGACCGGCACGCACGCCATGGTCGCGGACGTCGTCCTGAACCTCGCGGAGGGCGCGCGCGGTCAGAGCCTGCAGGGCGGCGACGTGGACGCGCACCACGCGCAGGCGTGGGACACGTTCATGCGCCTCGCGCAGGGGGGCGTGCGCCTCGGGGAGGCCGTCATCACGCCGCAGGCGGGCGTGTTCGAGCTGCGGCACATGCTGGACGAGGGACGCGGGAACGCGGGCCTGCACACGGTCGTCACGCCCGAAGGGGTCCGCGACGTCGTCCGCGAGGACGAAGGCGGGCACCACCGGCCCGTTCACACGCTGCGGAACCTCCCGAGGGGGTGGCGGGCGGTGCTGAGCGCCGAGGACCTCCCGCGCGCCGTGCATTACCTGTACCCGGCGGTGGTGGAGGAGTCGTTCGCGTGTCACACGCACGCGCTGCACACGACGCCGTGGGCGACGACCGCGCGCCGCCAGACCGGCATCTACACGAAGGTGCAGTCCGCAACGGCCGAGCAGGTGGAGGCCGCCGCGCGCGACGTCTGCAGTCGTTGCCTCAAGACGCGCTTGTGGGCCAGCCAGAAGCTCGACAGCACCGTGTTCGACGGCGTGCCCGGCGGCATTCCGTGCCCGGAGGCGTGCACGTTGCTCGTCGCGGAGGTGCGGGAGCGCATGAGCGCCAAGGCGGGTGGCGGGCACCACCACTGA